One stretch of Comamonas testosteroni DNA includes these proteins:
- the ppsA gene encoding phosphoenolpyruvate synthase produces the protein MSQLFEATALVVPFEKLRMSDVESVGGKNASLGEMISQLPQGVRVPTGFATTAHAFREFLAFEGLAGKISAKLAALDVDDVRALAAVGAEIRAMVENQPFPADLEQAIRDEFARLQGGNAEASFAVRSSATAEDLPDASFAGQQETFLNVVGIEDVLHKMKEVFASLYNDRAISYRVHKGFEHDVVALSAGVQRMVRSDKGAAGVMFTIDTESGFEEVVFITSSYGLGETVVQGAVNPDEFYVHKPMLKAGNKALIRRNLGSKLIQMIFATPEEKAADGKLVKTTDVAHELRNRYSLTDEEVQQLAHYALVIEQHYGRPMDIEWGKDGTDGQLYILQARPETVKSQAKGQAELRYKLKGTGTVLAEGRAIGQKIGTGPVRLVSDISQMDQVQAGDVLVTDMTDPNWEPVMKKASAIVTNRGGRTCHAAIIARELGIPAVVGCGNATDLLKAETLVTVSCAEGDTGKIYDGLLETEVTEVKRGEMPSISTKIMMNVGNPQLAFDFAQLPNEGVGLARLEFIINNNIGVHPKAILDYPAVDADLKKAVESVARGHASPRAFYVDKVTEGVATIAAAFWPKPVIVRMSDFKSNEYRKLIGGSRYEPEEENPMLGFRGAARYISAEFGEAFKMECEALRRVREDMGLTNVKIMIPFVRTLGQAKRVTELLAENGLKRGENGLQLIMMCEVPSNAVLAEEFLEYFDGFSVGSNDLTQLTLGLDRDSGLELLAADFDERDPAVKRLLARAIKACRDQNKYVGICGQGPSDHPDFAKWLADEGISSISLNPDSVVSTWQKLAE, from the coding sequence ATGTCTCAACTGTTCGAAGCGACCGCTCTGGTCGTTCCGTTTGAAAAACTGAGAATGTCTGATGTCGAGTCCGTAGGCGGCAAGAATGCCTCGCTCGGCGAAATGATCTCGCAGCTGCCCCAGGGCGTGCGCGTGCCTACCGGCTTTGCCACCACGGCTCATGCATTCCGCGAGTTCCTGGCATTTGAAGGTCTGGCTGGCAAGATCTCCGCCAAGCTGGCTGCCCTGGACGTGGACGATGTCCGCGCTCTGGCCGCTGTGGGCGCGGAAATCCGCGCCATGGTGGAAAACCAGCCTTTCCCTGCCGATCTGGAACAGGCCATCCGTGACGAGTTTGCCCGTCTGCAAGGCGGCAATGCCGAGGCATCGTTCGCCGTGCGTTCTTCCGCCACGGCAGAAGACCTGCCCGATGCATCGTTTGCCGGCCAGCAGGAAACCTTCCTGAACGTGGTGGGTATCGAAGACGTGCTGCACAAGATGAAGGAAGTGTTCGCATCGCTGTACAACGATCGCGCCATCTCCTACCGCGTGCACAAGGGCTTCGAGCACGATGTGGTGGCCCTGTCCGCCGGCGTGCAGCGCATGGTGCGCTCCGACAAGGGCGCTGCCGGCGTGATGTTCACCATCGACACCGAATCCGGTTTCGAGGAAGTGGTCTTCATCACTTCCAGCTACGGCCTGGGCGAGACCGTGGTGCAGGGCGCCGTGAACCCCGACGAGTTCTATGTGCACAAGCCCATGCTCAAGGCTGGCAACAAGGCGCTGATCCGCCGCAATCTGGGCTCCAAGCTGATCCAGATGATTTTTGCCACACCCGAGGAAAAGGCTGCCGACGGCAAGCTGGTCAAGACCACCGATGTGGCCCACGAGCTTCGCAACCGCTATTCGCTGACCGACGAGGAAGTGCAGCAACTGGCGCATTACGCTCTGGTGATCGAGCAGCATTACGGCCGCCCCATGGACATCGAGTGGGGCAAGGACGGCACCGACGGCCAACTCTACATCCTGCAGGCGCGCCCTGAAACTGTGAAGAGCCAGGCCAAGGGCCAGGCCGAGCTGCGCTACAAGCTCAAGGGCACGGGCACCGTGCTGGCCGAAGGCCGCGCCATCGGCCAGAAGATCGGTACCGGCCCCGTGCGTCTGGTGTCCGACATCTCGCAGATGGATCAGGTGCAGGCCGGCGACGTGCTGGTGACCGACATGACCGACCCCAACTGGGAGCCCGTCATGAAGAAGGCTTCGGCCATCGTCACCAACCGTGGTGGCCGCACCTGCCACGCAGCCATCATTGCACGCGAGCTGGGCATCCCTGCCGTCGTGGGCTGCGGCAACGCGACCGATCTGCTCAAGGCCGAAACACTGGTCACCGTGTCCTGCGCGGAAGGCGATACCGGCAAGATCTATGACGGTCTGCTGGAAACCGAGGTGACCGAGGTCAAGCGCGGCGAGATGCCCAGCATCTCCACCAAGATCATGATGAACGTGGGCAATCCCCAGCTGGCCTTCGACTTTGCCCAGCTGCCCAATGAGGGCGTGGGTCTGGCCCGCCTGGAATTCATCATCAACAACAACATCGGCGTGCACCCCAAGGCCATCCTGGACTACCCCGCCGTTGACGCCGATCTGAAGAAGGCGGTCGAGTCCGTGGCCCGCGGCCATGCTTCGCCCCGTGCTTTCTACGTCGACAAGGTGACCGAAGGCGTGGCAACGATTGCCGCAGCTTTCTGGCCCAAGCCCGTGATCGTGCGCATGTCCGACTTCAAGTCCAATGAATACCGCAAGCTGATCGGCGGCAGCCGTTACGAGCCCGAGGAAGAGAACCCCATGCTGGGCTTCCGCGGTGCAGCGCGTTACATCTCGGCCGAGTTCGGCGAAGCCTTCAAGATGGAGTGCGAAGCCCTGCGCCGCGTGCGTGAGGACATGGGTCTGACCAACGTCAAGATCATGATCCCCTTCGTGCGTACCCTGGGCCAGGCCAAGCGCGTGACCGAGCTGCTGGCCGAAAACGGCCTCAAGCGCGGCGAGAACGGCCTGCAGCTGATCATGATGTGCGAAGTGCCTTCCAACGCCGTGCTGGCCGAGGAGTTCCTCGAATACTTCGACGGCTTCTCCGTGGGCTCCAATGACCTGACCCAGCTGACCCTGGGCCTGGACCGCGACTCCGGTCTGGAGCTGCTGGCCGCCGACTTCGACGAGCGTGACCCCGCCGTCAAGAGGCTGCTGGCCCGTGCCATCAAGGCCTGCCGCGACCAGAACAAGTATGTGGGCATCTGCGGCCAGGGCCCTTCGGACCACCCCGACTTTGCCAAGTGGCTGGCCGACGAAGGTATCTCGTCCATCTCTCTGAACCCTGACAGCGTGGTCTCCACCTGGCAGAAGCTGGCTGAATAA
- a CDS encoding Bug family tripartite tricarboxylate transporter substrate binding protein, whose translation MDTIQANRFPTRRQWLGYSGALLATPLAAMATQPQRLGPQLRIVIPANPGGGWDQTGRALGAVLTSSGAVDKVIYENIGGKGGTIGLAEYTKRYGNDPNSLLIGGMVMVGALALDKKSAELHQVQPLARLTSDYLVVAVPADSPLANPRALAKAMRENLPALTIAGGSAGGVDHMYAGMLARLAKANAEQLQYKPFAGGNDVLQALLQKQVQVGISGYSEFREALQAGKLRALGISSRRAMFGIASMRDQGLDAEMSNWRAVFTGKNLPAERAQQLLAAIDHASNQDSWKQALVSNNWNSSWQTGKALHEFLEVETSTAQLMTYLLKLKS comes from the coding sequence ATGGACACCATCCAAGCAAACCGCTTTCCGACACGGCGCCAGTGGCTGGGCTATTCCGGCGCCTTGCTGGCCACGCCTTTGGCGGCCATGGCCACCCAACCCCAGCGTCTGGGGCCACAGCTGCGCATCGTGATCCCCGCCAATCCGGGCGGCGGCTGGGACCAGACCGGCCGCGCCCTGGGCGCAGTGCTGACCAGCAGCGGGGCGGTGGACAAGGTCATTTATGAAAACATCGGCGGCAAGGGCGGCACCATAGGCTTGGCCGAGTACACCAAGCGCTATGGCAACGACCCCAACAGCCTGCTGATCGGCGGCATGGTCATGGTCGGCGCCCTGGCACTGGACAAGAAGTCTGCAGAGCTGCATCAGGTGCAGCCCCTGGCGCGCCTGACCAGCGACTATCTGGTGGTGGCCGTGCCCGCCGACTCGCCGCTTGCCAACCCCAGGGCACTGGCCAAGGCCATGCGCGAGAACCTGCCCGCACTGACCATTGCCGGAGGCTCTGCAGGCGGTGTGGACCATATGTACGCGGGCATGCTGGCCCGCCTGGCCAAGGCCAATGCGGAGCAACTGCAATACAAACCCTTTGCCGGCGGTAACGATGTGCTCCAGGCCCTGCTGCAAAAGCAGGTTCAGGTGGGAATCTCGGGTTACAGCGAGTTCAGAGAAGCCTTGCAGGCGGGCAAGCTGCGCGCCCTCGGTATTTCGTCACGCCGTGCCATGTTCGGCATTGCCTCCATGCGCGACCAGGGTCTGGATGCTGAAATGTCCAACTGGCGTGCCGTCTTTACAGGCAAGAATCTGCCGGCAGAGCGCGCCCAGCAACTGCTGGCGGCTATCGACCATGCAAGCAACCAGGACAGCTGGAAGCAAGCCCTGGTCAGCAATAATTGGAACTCTTCTTGGCAAACCGGCAAGGCACTGCATGAATTTCTGGAGGTCGAAACCTCCACTGCCCAGCTGATGACCTATCTGCTCAAGCTCAAGAGCTGA
- a CDS encoding VC_2705 family sodium/solute symporter, translating into MPERPVLSRAYHWRLHRILFLYVLGTAGFLLTMLWAEERGLSRHWIGPIFLFSTVMVYAAIGVYSRTSDAEEYFVAGRRIPPFYNGMAAAADWMSAASFISLSGALYLQGFSGTGTQPGGLAYVLGWTGGFCLVGMLIAPYLRAMNLYTVPDFFQARYGGRWPRIIAALAAITCSFTYVVAQIYGVGLIAARLTGVQFEIGIMLGLGGVLLCSFLGGMRAITWTQVAQYVVILLAFMLPVSWLAYKQLGNPWAQLAYSQQLGKIGAMEQQLLSSEAEQSVLEAYRTRAQVLQAKLRDVPNVLAAERQALSEHIRELRTSSGNIGAIMAASRELAAMPKDEAAARELWSRELHEAYERARPLGGMPLQSQPFAGDPDGSPAEQRAYEESRRNFLALMFCLMVGTAGLPHLLTRYFTVPSVSAARTSVAWSLFFIGLLYLGAPALAVLVKFEVMSNLVGTHFDALPNWIAQWSRVDSSLLAVEDINGDGILQFGEIRMGADLIMLATPELGGMPYVLSGLVAAGGLAAALSTADGLLLTISNALVRDLYFQERQRLDTRKRRVSPEQRVILSKFALLLVALSAAFVAARRSSDILPMVSASFSLAGSAFVPAMVLGIFWRGTTRRGAVAGMLLGLAVTVYYMVSHVPGLQGVLPSVLRGEALWWGIQPISAGVFGVPAGLVTTLLVSWWEQRRARV; encoded by the coding sequence ATGCCTGAGCGGCCAGTTCTGAGCCGTGCCTATCACTGGCGGCTGCATCGCATCCTGTTTCTCTATGTGCTGGGAACGGCAGGCTTTCTGCTGACCATGCTCTGGGCCGAGGAGCGCGGGCTCTCTCGCCACTGGATCGGGCCCATCTTCCTGTTCTCCACGGTGATGGTGTACGCGGCCATCGGCGTGTATTCGCGCACCAGCGATGCCGAGGAGTATTTCGTCGCCGGCCGACGCATTCCTCCTTTCTACAACGGCATGGCGGCTGCTGCCGACTGGATGAGCGCAGCCTCGTTCATCAGCCTCTCCGGTGCGCTTTATCTGCAAGGCTTTTCGGGAACCGGTACGCAGCCCGGCGGACTGGCCTATGTCCTGGGATGGACGGGTGGGTTCTGCCTGGTCGGCATGCTGATTGCCCCCTATCTGCGGGCCATGAATCTCTATACCGTGCCGGATTTCTTTCAGGCGCGCTATGGCGGACGTTGGCCGCGCATCATTGCCGCGCTGGCTGCCATTACCTGCTCCTTCACCTATGTGGTGGCGCAGATCTATGGTGTGGGCCTGATTGCCGCGCGCCTGACCGGCGTGCAGTTCGAGATCGGCATCATGCTGGGCTTGGGCGGCGTGCTGCTGTGCTCGTTCCTGGGCGGCATGCGGGCGATCACCTGGACCCAGGTGGCGCAATACGTGGTCATATTGCTGGCCTTCATGCTGCCTGTCTCCTGGCTGGCCTACAAGCAGCTGGGCAACCCCTGGGCGCAACTGGCCTATAGCCAGCAACTGGGCAAGATTGGCGCCATGGAGCAGCAGTTGCTTTCCTCGGAAGCCGAGCAGTCGGTGCTGGAGGCCTACCGCACCCGCGCTCAGGTGCTGCAGGCCAAGCTGCGCGATGTGCCCAATGTGCTGGCGGCCGAACGCCAGGCTTTGAGCGAGCATATCCGCGAGCTGCGCACCAGCAGCGGCAATATCGGCGCCATCATGGCTGCCAGTCGGGAGCTGGCCGCCATGCCCAAGGACGAGGCGGCGGCGCGCGAGCTCTGGAGCCGTGAGTTGCACGAGGCCTATGAGCGGGCCAGGCCCTTGGGTGGCATGCCGCTGCAAAGTCAGCCTTTCGCAGGGGATCCGGATGGCTCGCCGGCCGAGCAGCGGGCCTACGAGGAAAGTCGGCGCAACTTTCTGGCGCTGATGTTCTGCCTGATGGTCGGCACGGCCGGGCTGCCGCATCTGCTCACACGCTACTTCACGGTTCCCTCGGTGTCGGCGGCGCGTACCTCGGTGGCCTGGTCGCTGTTCTTTATCGGCCTGCTGTATCTTGGCGCACCGGCCTTGGCTGTGCTGGTCAAGTTCGAGGTCATGAGCAATCTGGTGGGCACGCATTTCGATGCCTTGCCCAACTGGATAGCGCAGTGGTCCAGGGTCGACAGCTCGTTGCTGGCCGTCGAGGACATCAATGGCGACGGCATCTTGCAGTTTGGCGAGATCCGCATGGGCGCCGACCTCATCATGCTGGCCACGCCCGAGCTGGGCGGCATGCCTTATGTCCTCTCCGGTCTGGTGGCTGCGGGCGGGTTGGCGGCGGCATTGTCCACGGCCGACGGTCTGCTGCTGACGATCAGCAATGCCCTGGTACGGGATCTCTACTTCCAGGAACGCCAGCGCCTGGATACGCGCAAGCGGCGTGTCTCGCCCGAGCAGCGCGTGATTCTCTCCAAGTTCGCATTGCTGCTGGTGGCGCTGTCGGCGGCCTTTGTGGCTGCTCGGCGCTCTTCGGACATTCTTCCCATGGTCTCGGCCTCCTTCTCTCTGGCAGGCTCTGCTTTCGTGCCGGCCATGGTGCTGGGCATCTTCTGGCGCGGCACGACACGCCGTGGTGCGGTGGCCGGCATGTTGCTGGGCCTGGCCGTGACGGTGTACTACATGGTCTCTCATGTGCCTGGGCTGCAGGGGGTGCTGCCGTCGGTCCTCCGTGGCGAGGCACTCTGGTGGGGTATTCAGCCCATCTCGGCCGGAGTGTTTGGCGTGCCGGCGGGCTTGGTTACCACATTGCTCGTCAGCTGGTGGGAGCAGCGGCGGGCGAGAGTTTGA
- a CDS encoding winged helix-turn-helix transcriptional regulator, with amino-acid sequence MSSKENAAINQLFEKLECRYALRVLWALRDGHPQTFRLLQDSVGGITPNTLNTRIKELRECGLLEHGSDGYTVTLTGQDLLKRLSDVQAFANRWVAARAKK; translated from the coding sequence ATGAGCTCCAAGGAAAACGCCGCCATCAACCAGCTGTTCGAGAAGCTCGAATGCCGCTATGCGCTGCGCGTGCTGTGGGCTTTGCGGGATGGTCATCCCCAGACCTTCCGACTGCTGCAAGACAGTGTGGGCGGCATCACCCCCAACACCTTGAACACCCGTATCAAGGAGCTGCGCGAGTGCGGCCTGCTCGAGCATGGCAGCGACGGCTACACCGTCACCCTGACCGGGCAGGATCTGCTCAAGCGCCTGTCCGATGTACAAGCCTTTGCCAACCGCTGGGTTGCCGCGCGCGCCAAGAAGTAA
- the rpoD gene encoding RNA polymerase sigma factor RpoD: protein MPVSKSVKSKQAPEASAKPKTSKTSTSAAEPAKKASASRPAVKKSAASAAEAKKDTTVVTKSQAELKAMADALLAQATPKRGRKKAEEDDDTAAAPAAKKTVAKKAPAAKKAAAVKAPAASADADKAPAKRGRKPKAKEADEDMDDADLSDIDSDLEGEVEEEASTEASAAPAEKAKPLRMKISKAKERALMKEFGLDETVLTEEEMNTRRQRLKMLIKLGKTRGYLTHAEINDHLPDKLVDAETLEVVISMLNDMGVAVYEQTPDAETLLLNNTGQSATTEEEAEEEAEAALSTVDSEFGRTTDPVRMYMREMGTVELLTREGEIEIAKRIEGGLMDMMEAISASPATIAEILNMAEEIREGKVVISTVVDGFVNANENDDYVAEEDFDEYDEEDDDDGKGGSKALTKKLEELKNEALGRFDSMRELFDKMHKVYDKEGYGTEAYMKVQKAITEELMTIRFTAKTIEKLCDLVRAQVDDVRKKERELRKIIVDKCGMPQEQFIKDFPPNLLNLDWVIKQVAAGKNYSAVLERNIPPVQELQQNLIDLQARVVVPLEELKHINKRMNSGERASRDAKKEMIEANLRLVISIAKKYTNRGLQFLDLIQEGNIGLMKAVDKFEYRRGYKFSTYATWWIRQAITRSIADQARTIRIPVHMIETINKMNRISRQHLQEFGFEPDASILAAKMEIPEDKIRKIMKIAKEPISMETPIGDDDDSHLGDFIEDGNNTAPIDAAMQAGLRDVVKDILDGLTPREAKVLRMRFGIEMSTDHTLEEVGKQFDVTRERIRQIEAKALRKLKHPSRSDKLRSFIDSL, encoded by the coding sequence ATGCCCGTTTCAAAGTCCGTGAAGTCCAAGCAGGCCCCAGAAGCTTCAGCAAAGCCCAAGACCTCTAAAACTTCCACTTCCGCAGCAGAGCCCGCGAAAAAGGCCAGTGCCAGCAGGCCTGCTGTGAAGAAGAGTGCTGCATCTGCAGCCGAAGCAAAGAAAGACACCACCGTGGTTACCAAGTCACAAGCCGAACTCAAAGCCATGGCCGATGCGCTGCTGGCGCAGGCAACTCCCAAGCGCGGCCGCAAGAAGGCCGAAGAAGACGACGACACAGCTGCCGCTCCCGCCGCCAAGAAGACTGTCGCCAAAAAGGCCCCTGCTGCCAAGAAGGCAGCCGCTGTCAAGGCCCCTGCTGCCAGTGCCGATGCCGACAAGGCTCCCGCCAAGCGCGGCCGCAAGCCCAAGGCCAAGGAGGCCGACGAGGACATGGATGATGCAGACCTGTCGGATATCGACAGCGATCTGGAAGGCGAAGTCGAAGAGGAGGCATCGACCGAAGCGTCTGCTGCTCCTGCCGAAAAGGCCAAGCCTCTGCGCATGAAGATCAGCAAGGCGAAGGAACGCGCCTTGATGAAGGAATTCGGCCTGGACGAAACCGTTCTGACCGAAGAGGAAATGAACACCCGCCGTCAGCGTCTGAAGATGCTGATCAAGCTGGGCAAGACCCGCGGCTACCTGACCCACGCCGAAATCAACGACCACCTGCCCGACAAGCTGGTCGATGCCGAAACGCTGGAAGTCGTGATCTCCATGTTGAACGACATGGGCGTGGCCGTGTACGAGCAGACTCCCGATGCGGAAACCCTGCTGCTGAACAACACCGGCCAGTCGGCCACCACCGAAGAGGAAGCGGAAGAAGAGGCCGAAGCGGCTCTGTCCACCGTGGACTCCGAATTCGGTCGCACCACCGACCCCGTGCGCATGTACATGCGTGAAATGGGTACCGTCGAACTGCTGACACGCGAAGGCGAAATCGAAATCGCCAAGCGCATCGAAGGCGGTCTGATGGACATGATGGAAGCCATCTCGGCCTCCCCCGCGACCATCGCCGAAATCCTCAACATGGCCGAGGAAATCCGCGAAGGCAAGGTTGTCATCTCCACCGTGGTGGACGGCTTCGTCAATGCCAACGAAAACGACGACTATGTGGCCGAAGAAGACTTCGACGAATACGACGAAGAAGACGACGACGACGGCAAGGGCGGCTCCAAGGCCCTGACCAAGAAGCTCGAAGAGCTGAAGAACGAAGCTCTGGGTCGCTTTGACTCCATGCGCGAGCTCTTCGACAAGATGCACAAGGTGTATGACAAGGAAGGCTACGGCACCGAGGCATACATGAAGGTGCAGAAGGCCATCACCGAAGAGCTGATGACCATTCGCTTCACGGCCAAGACCATTGAAAAGCTCTGCGATCTGGTGCGCGCCCAGGTGGACGACGTGCGCAAGAAGGAACGCGAGCTGCGCAAGATCATCGTGGACAAGTGCGGCATGCCGCAGGAGCAGTTCATCAAGGACTTCCCACCCAACCTGCTGAACCTGGACTGGGTCATCAAGCAAGTGGCGGCAGGCAAGAACTACAGCGCCGTGCTGGAGCGCAACATCCCGCCCGTGCAGGAGCTGCAACAGAACCTGATCGACCTGCAGGCCCGCGTGGTTGTGCCTCTTGAAGAGCTCAAGCACATCAACAAGCGCATGAACAGCGGCGAGCGCGCCAGCCGCGACGCCAAGAAGGAAATGATCGAGGCCAACCTGCGTCTCGTGATCTCCATCGCCAAGAAGTACACCAACCGCGGTCTGCAATTCCTGGATCTGATCCAGGAAGGCAATATCGGCCTGATGAAGGCCGTGGACAAGTTCGAATACCGTCGCGGCTACAAGTTCTCGACCTATGCGACCTGGTGGATTCGTCAGGCCATCACGCGCTCCATCGCAGACCAGGCCCGCACGATCCGCATCCCCGTGCACATGATCGAGACCATCAACAAGATGAACCGCATCTCGCGCCAGCACTTGCAAGAGTTTGGTTTCGAGCCCGATGCGTCCATCCTGGCAGCCAAGATGGAGATCCCCGAGGACAAGATCCGCAAGATCATGAAGATCGCCAAGGAGCCGATCTCGATGGAAACCCCCATCGGCGACGACGACGACTCCCACTTGGGCGATTTCATCGAAGACGGCAACAACACGGCGCCTATCGATGCCGCGATGCAAGCCGGTCTGCGCGATGTGGTCAAGGACATCCTCGACGGCCTGACGCCTCGCGAAGCCAAGGTGCTGCGCATGCGCTTCGGTATCGAAATGTCCACCGACCATACGCTGGAAGAAGTCGGCAAGCAGTTTGACGTGACGCGCGAGCGTATCCGTCAGATCGAAGCCAAGGCGCTGCGCAAGCTCAAGCACCCTTCGCGCTCCGACAAGCTGCGCAGCTTCATCGATTCGCTGTAA
- a CDS encoding FKBP-type peptidyl-prolyl cis-trans isomerase, with translation MAFNTTASGLQYEDTVVGEGAEAKAGQSVTVHYTGWLYNNGVQGAKFDSSKDRNDPFVFPLGAGMVIKGWDEGVQGMKVGGQRTLLIPAALGYGARGAGGVIPPNATLKFDVELLAV, from the coding sequence ATGGCATTCAACACTACTGCCTCCGGCCTGCAATACGAAGACACCGTCGTGGGCGAAGGCGCCGAAGCCAAAGCCGGTCAGAGCGTCACCGTGCACTACACCGGCTGGCTCTACAACAACGGCGTTCAAGGCGCCAAGTTCGACTCCAGCAAGGACCGCAACGATCCTTTCGTCTTCCCCCTGGGCGCCGGCATGGTCATCAAGGGCTGGGACGAAGGCGTGCAGGGCATGAAGGTGGGAGGCCAGCGCACGCTGCTAATTCCCGCTGCCCTGGGCTATGGTGCACGCGGCGCCGGTGGCGTGATCCCGCCCAACGCCACGCTGAAGTTCGACGTGGAACTGCTGGCTGTCTAA
- a CDS encoding DUF4212 domain-containing protein, whose amino-acid sequence MQTHHAPTHDDAVSDAPRQAFDAFGNPVEVTFPPDLHDTHHLRLKALLLSVWVVSSFGTCYFARDIQALVPDWPVAYWMAAQGAVLMFLLIIVVYCVAMDYFERQQARDEAHKRAAAHQASLAATDPHA is encoded by the coding sequence GTGCAGACGCATCACGCGCCTACGCATGACGATGCCGTGTCGGATGCCCCGCGACAGGCATTCGACGCTTTTGGCAATCCGGTGGAAGTCACCTTCCCGCCGGATCTGCACGATACGCACCACCTGAGACTCAAGGCCTTGCTGCTGAGCGTCTGGGTGGTGTCTTCATTTGGCACCTGCTACTTTGCGCGCGATATCCAGGCGCTGGTGCCCGACTGGCCCGTGGCCTACTGGATGGCGGCCCAAGGGGCGGTCCTGATGTTCCTGCTCATCATCGTGGTCTATTGTGTGGCCATGGATTATTTTGAACGCCAGCAGGCGCGTGACGAGGCCCACAAGCGGGCCGCGGCTCACCAAGCCTCTCTCGCCGCCACCGACCCTCATGCCTGA
- a CDS encoding ketopantoate reductase family protein, with protein sequence MNMANHTAASSRLSIAVMGAGSVGCYFGALLARAGHPVTLIGRASHMQAISQHGLRLQTATEDLNIPITTSTEASAVAGADVVLFCVKSTDTEAAAAQIKPHLAAHTQVLSLQNGVDNDRRLRQVLGQQPVAAAVVYVATAMAGPGHVRHFGRGELLIAPCPQGNEIALQFSAANIPTQTSVGVLTALWQKLIINCVYNALSALTQQPYGWLIAQHGVPAVMQDIAAECKAVALADGVLLPASVDEAVAAIAHTMPRQLSSTAQDLARGKPTEIDHLNGYVVRRGQALGIATPINHLLQVLVQLKQMSTQKQEL encoded by the coding sequence ATGAACATGGCCAACCACACCGCTGCATCCTCCCGCCTGTCCATTGCCGTCATGGGTGCGGGCTCGGTGGGCTGCTACTTTGGCGCGCTGCTGGCACGCGCCGGCCACCCAGTCACGCTGATCGGTCGGGCATCGCATATGCAGGCCATCAGCCAGCACGGGCTGCGACTGCAGACGGCCACAGAAGATCTGAACATCCCCATCACCACCAGCACCGAAGCCAGTGCCGTGGCAGGTGCCGATGTGGTGCTGTTCTGCGTGAAATCCACCGACACCGAAGCAGCTGCTGCACAGATCAAGCCCCACCTGGCTGCACACACCCAGGTACTGAGCTTGCAGAACGGCGTGGACAACGACCGGCGCCTGCGCCAGGTGCTGGGTCAGCAGCCGGTGGCTGCTGCCGTGGTCTATGTCGCCACCGCCATGGCCGGTCCGGGCCATGTGCGTCACTTCGGCCGGGGCGAACTGCTCATCGCCCCCTGTCCGCAGGGCAACGAGATTGCACTCCAGTTCAGCGCAGCAAACATCCCCACCCAGACCTCGGTCGGCGTGCTGACAGCACTCTGGCAAAAACTCATCATCAACTGCGTGTACAACGCACTCTCCGCCCTCACCCAGCAACCCTATGGCTGGCTGATCGCGCAGCATGGCGTACCTGCAGTCATGCAAGATATTGCCGCCGAATGCAAGGCCGTGGCTCTGGCCGACGGCGTGCTGCTGCCGGCCTCCGTGGACGAGGCTGTAGCGGCCATAGCGCACACCATGCCTCGGCAGCTCTCTTCCACGGCCCAGGATCTCGCGCGCGGCAAGCCCACGGAAATCGACCATCTCAACGGCTATGTGGTGCGACGCGGTCAAGCCCTGGGCATTGCCACGCCGATCAACCATCTGCTGCAGGTGCTGGTGCAACTCAAGCAAATGTCGACTCAAAAGCAGGAACTATGA